Within Pseudomonas paeninsulae, the genomic segment CAGGCTGCTAACGCAGCACGCCTTCATCCTGCAGCAATTTGAAAATGGCCTCGGCGCCAACTTGCGGCGAGACATCTTTGAGCACCTGGCCGCCACCGCCGGAAGCCTTGGCGGTTGCCGCTTTCATCCGTTCGGCGCCGGTCTTGGCCTTGATCACCTTGAGCCGTTTCGGTCGCGGCCGGGCGGGTTGGAAGCGGGCTTCGGCGAGCAGGCTGTCGTCGACGATGGTCTGTTCGCAAGCCTGCAGCTGGCCACGCCGGGCCGGGCCGAAGGCGCTCTGGCGGGCGGCCGGCGCGGCGTTGTCGACGCAGGCAATAAACGGCAAGCGCACCTTCAGCCGGCGGCGTTGGCCGCGGGGCAGTGCTTGCAGCACCTGGGCCGTGCCGTTCTCGATCTTCTCCACTGCGGCCAGGCCGACCACCAGTGGCCAGCCCAGTTGTTCGGCGAGGAGGAAAGGCAGCATGCCCGAGCCTTCGCCGGTTTCCGCCTGACTACCGGTGAGCACCAGTTGGGCGCCGGCATCCTGCAGGTAGCTGCTCAGCAACGGCAGCGCATCGCCGTGGCTGGGTTGCTCCAGTACGGTCAGCTCGCTCAGGCCCATGCCCAGGTAGGCGCGCAGGGCTTCGTCCGCCGGGTCGCCAGCGTGCAGCACCTGCAGTTTGTCGCCGGCCAGGCGCAGGCCCAGCTCTACCGCGCGCGCGTCCTGTTCGGCGCGACGAGCGCGGCCGGAGGTCGGGTGCGCGCCGATGGAAACCAGGGTGATGATGTTCAGGTTGTTAGGCAGCATCACGTGCGCCTCCTTGGCGATAGGCGGTAACCCGCTCGATCAGCGCGGCGAGGATCGCCGCGGAATCGCCGATTACCGAGAGGTCGGCCCGTTTGATCATGTCGCAGCCCGGATCCAGGTTGATCGCGATTACCTTGTCGCAGGCGCCGATGCCTTGCAGGTGCTGGATAGCGCCGGAGATGCCCACGGCCATGTAGACCCGCGCGGTGACCCAGGTGCCGGTGGCACCGACCTGGCGGTTGCGTGGCATGAAACCGTCGTCCACCGCCACCCGCGACGCGCCTTCGGTGGCGCCGAGGGCGACGGCGGCGCTGTGAAACTTGGTCCAGTCCTTGACCCCATTACCGCCGGAGAGGATGAACTCGGCTTCGGCCATGGGGATCAAGGCCGGGTCGACTGCCACGGCGCCGAGGTCTTCGATGCGCGGCAGGTTGCGCGCGATCGGGTCGCGCAGTTCGACCCGCTGCACTGCATGGCGGGTGTCGCTGACCGGCTCGGCGCATTCGACGGCGGCCAGGATCAGCCGCGGCGCACTGCGCACCAGGTCTTCGCGGCCGGCCCCGGCGCGACCGATGCACTGGCCCTCGGCGACCTGCCAGACCCGCGTGGCCGGACGCTCGGCGAGTTTGGCGGCCAGCCGGCGGCCGAGTTCGCCGCCGCCGGTGCGGCTGTCCGGCAGCAGCCAGTGGCGTGGTGCCAATTGGCTTTCCACCGCACTGAGGGCCAGCACCCGTTGCTCGGGGGCATAGCCTTCGTACAGCTCGCCTTCGATGTGCAGCAGGCGGTCGACGCCAGCGCTGTCGAAGGCGCTTTCCTTGTGCTCGCCGAACACCACCGCGACCACGGCACCCTCGCTGCCGGCCAGCTTGTTGGCCAGGCCGAGCAGGTCCTTGTCGTGGCTGCTCAGGCGGCCGCCGATCATGTCCGGCACCACGGCGATATAAAACGCCGGTTGCTCGATCACATGCAGCGGCAGTTGCACCACTGCACTGGCGGTTGTGCGCTTGCTGCTGCCGCCCTGCTGGGCGCCACTACGGTCGATCCGTTTGAGCCCGTTGGGGCCGATGAAACCGACCGCGTGGGGGTTCTTGCGGACGAGGCCGTTGGGCCCCATCCAGCTGGTCTCAGCCTTCTGCATGGCCGCGTGTAGCGGATGCAGGCGGTTGCGGGCGATCCATTCGGCCCGCGGGTCGCGGCGGATGATGTCGCTCATCAGTGCACCTCCAGGGCTTCAAGCTTGGTCGGAGCGGGCTTTTTTGCCGGGGCGGGGGCCTCGAGCAACACGTCTGCCACCAGCTCGGCGATGTCCTTGATCTGTGGCCGCGGTTCGACCACGCCTTCGAGCATCGCGGTGCACTGCGGGCAGCCCACGGCGACCAGTTCGGCGCCAGTTTCCTGGATGTCGACCATGCGCATGTCGGGAATCCGCTGCTTGCCGGGGATGTCGGTAATCGGCGCGCCGCCACCGCCGCCGCAGCAGCGCGAGCGGAAGCCGGAACGTTCCATCTCCTTGACCTCGATGCCAATGGCCTTGAGCACCGCGCGCGGGGCTTCATATTCGCCGTTGTAACGGCCCAGGTAGCAGGGGTCGTGATAGGTGACACTGCCGCCCTTGTGTTGGCCGAGATTGAGTTTCTGGCCGCTGATCAGCTCGTCCATATAGGTGCTGTGGTGCAGCACTTGATAGTGGCCGCCCAGTTCGCCGTATTCGTTTTTCAGGACGTGGAAGCTGTGCGGGTCGCAGCTGACGATCTTGTTGAACTGGTACTGGCTCATTGTGGCGATGTTGCGTTTGGCCAGGCTCTGGAAGGTTGCCTCGTCGCCCAGGCGCCGGGCCACGTCGCCGCTGTCGCGTTCTTCCAGGCCGAGTACGGCAAAGTCGACGTTGGCCGCTTTGAGTACCTTGACGAAGGCGCGCAGGGTGCGCTGGTTGCGCATGTCGAAGGCACCGTCGCCAACCCAGAACAACACGTCTACCGACTTCTTCTCGCTCAGCAGTGGCAGGTTGAGGTCCGCCGCCCAGTTCAAGCGGCCGCCGGGCGCGAAGCCGCCGGGGTTGTCGGTGGCAATCAGGTTATCCAGCACCTCGGCGCCCTTGTTCGGCGTGGCGCCTTTTTCCAGGGTCAGGTGACGGCGCATGTCGACGATGGCATCGACGTGCTCGATCATCATCGGGCACTCCTCGACGCAGGCGCGGCAAGTGGTGCAGGACCACAGGGTTTCTGCATCGACCAGCGCCTTGCCGTTGAGGTTGACGATCGGCAGGTGCGGGCCACCGCTGTGTTCGCCAATGGCCTGGCCAGGGTAGGGCGAACCGGCGAACTTGGCGTCAGTACCACCCGCCAGGCCGACCACCATGTCCTGAATCAGCTTCTTCGGGTTCAGCGGCTGGCCGGCGGCGAAGGCCGGGCAGACCGCCTCGCACTTGCCGCACTGTACGCAGGCGTCGAAGCCGAGCAGCTGGTTCCAGGTGAAATCGCTGGGTTTTTCCACGCCCAGCGAGGCCTTGGGGTCGTTCAGGTCCAGGGCTTTCAGGCCAGTCGAACGGCCGCCGCCGAAGCGTTCGCTGCGGCGGTGCCAGGCCAGGTGCAAGGCGCCGGCGAAGGCGTGCTTCATCGGCCCGCCCCAGGTCATGCCGAAGAACAGCTCGGACACGCCCCAGGCCACACCGACCGCGAGGATCACGGCGAGGATCCAGCCACCGAATCCTTCCGGGAGAATCCCGGCCACCGGCAGGGTGGCGATAAAGAAGCTCACGGCGAACATCAGCAGGCTTTTCGGCAGGCGCATCCACGGGCCTTTCGACAACCGCGCGGGCGGGTCGAGGCGGCGCTTGGCGACGAACAGCGCACCGACGAACATCAGCACGCAGGCGCCCAGCAGGGCGAAACCGAGGATCCGACTGTGCAGGCCGAAGCCGTGTACCAGGATCGCCAGTGCGGCAGCCAGGACGAAGCCACCGGCGGTAGCCACGTGGGTCTTGGACATGTACTTGTCGCGCTCGACCACATGGTGCAGATCCACCAGGTAGCGGCGTGGCATGGCCAGCAGGCCGCCGAGCCAATCGACCTTGGCCGGTTTGCCGCGGCGCCACATCAGGAAACGCTTGCCGGCACCGAGCACGGCCAGGCCGAGTGCGGCGAACAGCAGAATGGGGAGTAGGGTGTTCAACATCATCTGGTCTCCTTGGAGGGACCGAATAGCCACGTAGGGTGGGTTAGCCGACGGCGTAACCCACCATTGATGCATCAGGCATTAACCTGTCTGGTGGTCCGTAGGCTGGGTTACGCCGCTGCGCGGCTAACCCAGCCTACGGTCTGCATGGGTATCGCTACGCTCAACCCATCCCACGCAAGGCCATCAGAAGTCCTTGCACAACCGCAGCGCGTCGTAGATCGCCGCATGGGTGTTGCGTTGGGCCACGCAGTCACCGATGCGGAACAGCAGATAGCCGTCGCCGGTCTCGGACAGGCAAGGCTGCGGCTTGATCGCGAACAGCGCTTCAACGTCGATCTGGCCCTTGTTACGCGAACCTTCCTTCAGAGCGTAGTAAAGGGTTTCGTCCGGACGTACGCCGTTCTCCACCACCACCTGATCGACCACGCGTTCTTCCTGGGCGCCGGTGTATTCGTTCTCCAGCACCGCCACCAGCTTGTCGCCCTCGCGGTAGACCTTTTCCAGCATCATGTCGCTGGTCATGATCACGCCCTTCGGGTACATGCTGCGGTAGGCCGTCGGGAACGAGGTACCACCCATGCCTACACCCGGCTTGATGTCGTCGGTGACGATCTCGACCTGACTGCCCTTGTCGGCGATGAAGTCTGCGACCGACATGCCGGTGAATTCACAGATGGTGTCGTACACCAGCACGTTCTTGCCCGGTGCGACCTTGCCGTCGAGGACGTCCCAGCTGCTCACTACCAGGCCTTCGGCCGCGCCCCAGTGCTCGTTCTGCTCGAGGAACGGATGACCGCCGTTGGCCAGCACGACCACATCCGGACGCAGGTCCATGATGCTCTCGTGATCGGCGCCGGTGCCCAGGCGCAGGTCGATTTTCAGGCGTGCCAGTTCCAGCTGATACCAGCGGGTGATGCCGGCGATCTGGTCACGTTGTGGCGCCTTGGAGGCCGTGGTGATCTGCCCGCCAAGTTGGTCCTTCTTCTCGAACAGGGTGACGTCGTGGCCACGTTCGGCCGCGACGCGCGCCGCTTCCATGCCGGCTGGACCACCACCGACTACCACCACCTTGCGCTTGACGCCGGTGGTCTTCTCGATGATGTGCGGCAGGCCCATGTATTCACGCGAGGTCGCGGCGTTCTGGATGCACAGCACGTCCAGGCCCTGGTACTGGCGGTCGATGCAGTAGTTGGCACCGACGCACTGCTTGATCTGGTCGACCTGGCCCATCTTGACCTTGGCGATCAGGTGCGGATCGGCGATGAACGCGCGGGTCATGCCGACCATGTCGACGTAACCGCCCTCGAGGATACGGGTGGCCTGGTTCGGGTCCTTGATGTTCTGCGCGTGCAGCACCGGAATCTTGACCACTTCCTTGATCCCGGCCGCCAGATGCAGAAACGGCTCGGGCGGGAAGCTCATGTTGGGGATAACGTTGGCCAGGGTGTTGTGGGTATCGGCGCCAGAACCAACCACGCCCATAAAATCGAGCAAGCCGGTGTCGTCGTAGTACTTGGCGATCTGCTTCATGTCCTCGTGGGACAAGCCGTCCGGGTGGAACTCGTCGCCGGAGATGCGCAGGCCCACGCAGAAATCGTCACCGACTTCCTTGCGCACGGCCTTGAGCACTTCCAGGCCGAATTTCATTCGGCCCTCGAAGGTGCCGCCCCATTCGTCGGTACGCTTGTTGACCCGTGGCGACCAGAACTGGTCGATCATGTGCTGGTGCACGGCCGACAACTCGACGCCGTCCAGGCCGCCTGCTTTGGCCCGGCGCGCGGCCTGGGCGAAGTCACCGATGATGCGCCACATCTCTTCCGGTTCGATGGTCTTGCAGGTCGCGCGGTGTACCGGTTCGCGGATGCCGGACGGCGACATCAGGGTCGGCCAGTCGAAACCATCCCAGCGCGAGCGACGACCCATGTGGGTAATCTGGATCATGATCTTGGCGCCATGCTTGTGCATGGCGTCGGCCAGGTTCTGGAAGTGCGGGATGATGCGGTCGGTGGACAGGTTCACCGAACTCCACCAGCCATGGGGGCTGTCGATGGAGACCACCGAGGAGCCGCCGCAGATGGCCAGGCCGATGCCGCCCTTGGCCTTCTCTTCGTAGTACTTGACGTAACGCTCGGTGGTCATGCCGCCGTCGGTGGCCATGACCTCGGCGTGCGCGGTGGACACGATACGGTTACGGATGGTCAGTTTACCGATCTGGATCGGCTGGAACATTGCTTCAAAGGCCATGGCGATACGCTCCGCTTACAACGGCTTGACGATGAACAGGCCGTGGTCGTGGCCTTCTTGCGAAGCACCGTAGACCTGTTCGGCCACTGTGCGGATCGAGCTGCCCTGGGCGGCCAGGATCTGATCCATGGCGCCGGCGAACCAGCCGGTAAACATGTAGTCGACCATGCGCCCGCACTGGCCGTAGACGTAGACGAAGGCCGAGTGATCCAGGCGCACCTCGCAGGTGCCTTTGTCGAGGTCGATCGACAGGGTCTTGAACAGGCCCCAGCCGCGTTGCGACAGGCGCTTCATGTAATGCTCGAACACCGCCACACCAGACAAGCCGTGGCACTCGGCTTCTTTCTCACACCAATGCCAGGCGGACTTGTAGCCGGCCTTGTAGAGGATTTCGGCATAGGCGTCGGCGCCCAGCACTTCCTCGATGCCGATGTGGTTGTTGACGAAGAAATGCCGCGGCACATAGAGCATCGGCAAGGCGTCGGTGGTCCAGACGCCGGTTTCGCTGTCGACTTCGATGGGCATTTCGGGTGCGTGGGTGGCCATGTGTGCAGACTCCAGAATTCGCTGACTTGTGTTGTCCGGCCGGTGGCCGGAGTGATGGGTATCGCTGCGCTCAACCCATCCTACGAAGGTGTTCGATGCGCTTTTGTAGGGTGGGTTAGCCGCAGGCGTAACCCACCAACCGGACCGCAGGGCCGGCAGGGATCGATCATTCGCCCCAGACGTCCTTGAGCACGCGGACCCAGTTCTCGCCCATGACCTTGCGCACGGTGCGCTCGGGCATGCCGCGCTTGAGC encodes:
- a CDS encoding DUF5943 domain-containing protein codes for the protein MATHAPEMPIEVDSETGVWTTDALPMLYVPRHFFVNNHIGIEEVLGADAYAEILYKAGYKSAWHWCEKEAECHGLSGVAVFEHYMKRLSQRGWGLFKTLSIDLDKGTCEVRLDHSAFVYVYGQCGRMVDYMFTGWFAGAMDQILAAQGSSIRTVAEQVYGASQEGHDHGLFIVKPL
- the etfA gene encoding electron transfer flavoprotein subunit alpha, which translates into the protein MSDIIRRDPRAEWIARNRLHPLHAAMQKAETSWMGPNGLVRKNPHAVGFIGPNGLKRIDRSGAQQGGSSKRTTASAVVQLPLHVIEQPAFYIAVVPDMIGGRLSSHDKDLLGLANKLAGSEGAVVAVVFGEHKESAFDSAGVDRLLHIEGELYEGYAPEQRVLALSAVESQLAPRHWLLPDSRTGGGELGRRLAAKLAERPATRVWQVAEGQCIGRAGAGREDLVRSAPRLILAAVECAEPVSDTRHAVQRVELRDPIARNLPRIEDLGAVAVDPALIPMAEAEFILSGGNGVKDWTKFHSAAVALGATEGASRVAVDDGFMPRNRQVGATGTWVTARVYMAVGISGAIQHLQGIGACDKVIAINLDPGCDMIKRADLSVIGDSAAILAALIERVTAYRQGGARDAA
- the dgcB gene encoding dimethylglycine demethylation protein DgcB, with the protein product MLNTLLPILLFAALGLAVLGAGKRFLMWRRGKPAKVDWLGGLLAMPRRYLVDLHHVVERDKYMSKTHVATAGGFVLAAALAILVHGFGLHSRILGFALLGACVLMFVGALFVAKRRLDPPARLSKGPWMRLPKSLLMFAVSFFIATLPVAGILPEGFGGWILAVILAVGVAWGVSELFFGMTWGGPMKHAFAGALHLAWHRRSERFGGGRSTGLKALDLNDPKASLGVEKPSDFTWNQLLGFDACVQCGKCEAVCPAFAAGQPLNPKKLIQDMVVGLAGGTDAKFAGSPYPGQAIGEHSGGPHLPIVNLNGKALVDAETLWSCTTCRACVEECPMMIEHVDAIVDMRRHLTLEKGATPNKGAEVLDNLIATDNPGGFAPGGRLNWAADLNLPLLSEKKSVDVLFWVGDGAFDMRNQRTLRAFVKVLKAANVDFAVLGLEERDSGDVARRLGDEATFQSLAKRNIATMSQYQFNKIVSCDPHSFHVLKNEYGELGGHYQVLHHSTYMDELISGQKLNLGQHKGGSVTYHDPCYLGRYNGEYEAPRAVLKAIGIEVKEMERSGFRSRCCGGGGGAPITDIPGKQRIPDMRMVDIQETGAELVAVGCPQCTAMLEGVVEPRPQIKDIAELVADVLLEAPAPAKKPAPTKLEALEVH
- the etfB gene encoding electron transfer flavoprotein subunit beta; this translates as MLPNNLNIITLVSIGAHPTSGRARRAEQDARAVELGLRLAGDKLQVLHAGDPADEALRAYLGMGLSELTVLEQPSHGDALPLLSSYLQDAGAQLVLTGSQAETGEGSGMLPFLLAEQLGWPLVVGLAAVEKIENGTAQVLQALPRGQRRRLKVRLPFIACVDNAAPAARQSAFGPARRGQLQACEQTIVDDSLLAEARFQPARPRPKRLKVIKAKTGAERMKAATAKASGGGGQVLKDVSPQVGAEAIFKLLQDEGVLR
- the dgcA gene encoding dimethylglycine demethylation protein DgcA, which translates into the protein MAFEAMFQPIQIGKLTIRNRIVSTAHAEVMATDGGMTTERYVKYYEEKAKGGIGLAICGGSSVVSIDSPHGWWSSVNLSTDRIIPHFQNLADAMHKHGAKIMIQITHMGRRSRWDGFDWPTLMSPSGIREPVHRATCKTIEPEEMWRIIGDFAQAARRAKAGGLDGVELSAVHQHMIDQFWSPRVNKRTDEWGGTFEGRMKFGLEVLKAVRKEVGDDFCVGLRISGDEFHPDGLSHEDMKQIAKYYDDTGLLDFMGVVGSGADTHNTLANVIPNMSFPPEPFLHLAAGIKEVVKIPVLHAQNIKDPNQATRILEGGYVDMVGMTRAFIADPHLIAKVKMGQVDQIKQCVGANYCIDRQYQGLDVLCIQNAATSREYMGLPHIIEKTTGVKRKVVVVGGGPAGMEAARVAAERGHDVTLFEKKDQLGGQITTASKAPQRDQIAGITRWYQLELARLKIDLRLGTGADHESIMDLRPDVVVLANGGHPFLEQNEHWGAAEGLVVSSWDVLDGKVAPGKNVLVYDTICEFTGMSVADFIADKGSQVEIVTDDIKPGVGMGGTSFPTAYRSMYPKGVIMTSDMMLEKVYREGDKLVAVLENEYTGAQEERVVDQVVVENGVRPDETLYYALKEGSRNKGQIDVEALFAIKPQPCLSETGDGYLLFRIGDCVAQRNTHAAIYDALRLCKDF